Genomic DNA from Candidozyma auris chromosome 1, complete sequence:
GGCGTGAGCGCTTCTCAATACgttcaagagctcaatgGCATCCAACCCGGCATTCTCACATAGCTGTCTGGGAATGATCTCCAACGCACGAGCAAACGCTCCAATAATCAATTGCTGTTTGCCAGCAACGGTCTTGGAGTACTCCCTCAAGTATCTCGACACTTCCATCTCTATGGCTCCTCCTCCCGCTACAATTGTACGGTGCTTCACCGCACGCTTCACAATCATAATGGCATCGTGTAAGGATCTTTCAACCTCAGCGATCACCTGCTCGGCTCCTCCTCTCAAAACCAACGTACATGTCTTGGCCTCGGGACATCCACGGAACAAGTTGTATCTGTCGCCTCCAATCTGcctttcttcaaactcCGCACATGTGCCAATATCCTTCTCGCTGATACCACTGACTGTGGACTGGATGGAGCCTCCCACAGCTTTGATGACACGGTCCATGTCCTCGCTGCTCACACGGCCAGCGCAGAAGATATCTCTGTCGGCAAAATACTGCGTGGCCAAGTCACCAATGGGCAACTTGGAAAGTACAATGTTGGCGCCAgagttcttgatggcctccAACTTATCGAATATGATTTGCCACTCGGCATCGACAATAGCCTGGTAGTCCTTGACCTGGCCCACTCTCACCTCAGCGTTATCCTTCTCAGCTTTTAGCTCCAACTCGACATTGAGATTGAGGATTTTGGGGTTGGTGAATTTCTTGGGTTGCTGCTCAAAACCAGCGTAAGAGAAGGTCTTTTTGAATGCCACTCCGTCCACGAAAAGCGAGTCTTCCATGCCTCCACCAGGAACTTTCTTGACGCCgatcaacttctcgtcCAAGTCGTCGTCCAACGTCAATACAGCGTCCACGACcattttggtgaagaagtcgGAGTTTTTAGAAATCAACTTGGACGACATGGCCGTCTTGGCACATCTCTCCAAAAGATCTCTGAAATTAGAAGtgtcttccttcttgatctccac
This window encodes:
- the CCT7 gene encoding chaperonin-containing T-complex subunit CCT7, which encodes MAFSNQTPTIVVLKEGTDASQGKGQILNNINACLAIQETLKPTLGPFGSDILIKSSNGKTTISNDGATILKLLDIVHPAAKMLVDISRAQDAEVGDGTTSVTFLAGEFLKETKSFIEDGISSRLITKGLRKACELAVKKIEEIQVEIKKEDTSNFRDLLERCAKTAMSSKLISKNSDFFTKMVVDAVLTLDDDLDEKLIGVKKVPGGGMEDSLFVDGVAFKKTFSYAGFEQQPKKFTNPKILNLNVELELKAEKDNAEVRVGQVKDYQAIVDAEWQIIFDKLEAIKNSGANIVLSKLPIGDLATQYFADRDIFCAGRVSSEDMDRVIKAVGGSIQSTVSGISEKDIGTCAEFEERQIGGDRYNLFRGCPEAKTCTLVLRGGAEQVIAEVERSLHDAIMIVKRAVKHRTIVAGGGAIEMEVSRYLREYSKTVAGKQQLIIGAFARALEIIPRQLCENAGLDAIELLNVLRSAHAKGEKWYGIDFHKESVGNNMESFIWEPSLVKINALQSATEAATLLLSVDETIKNSESEQAAAGRGRGAY